The following proteins are co-located in the candidate division WOR-3 bacterium genome:
- a CDS encoding LysE family transporter: MYELLFKVSIVSLSGALAPGPLTAATATLGLKRSWKSGLLVGLGHTIVELPYLILLALGVSAAFKHSLFHRTFGILGGLFLFYFGFSTMEKALRLNEKIKEPPLRRIEQPILTGIFLTLFNPYFFTWWLGIGASLISEALAKRGFFGVGLLYLSHVWLDYAWLIFIARIAALGRLNTKIFRALLIILASLLIYFGGKGLWQFLY; this comes from the coding sequence TTGTACGAATTATTATTTAAGGTGAGTATCGTTAGCCTTTCCGGGGCTTTGGCTCCTGGACCTTTAACCGCTGCCACCGCTACCTTAGGATTGAAGAGAAGTTGGAAGAGCGGGCTTCTCGTCGGTCTCGGTCATACGATAGTGGAATTGCCTTATCTCATCCTCCTCGCCTTGGGTGTGAGCGCTGCTTTTAAGCATTCCTTATTCCACCGAACCTTTGGGATTTTAGGCGGTCTCTTTCTCTTTTACTTTGGGTTTTCCACGATGGAGAAGGCGTTAAGATTAAATGAAAAGATAAAAGAACCTCCCCTCAGGAGAATAGAACAACCAATCCTTACTGGCATTTTCCTAACCCTATTCAATCCTTACTTCTTCACCTGGTGGCTGGGGATCGGCGCCTCCTTGATTTCCGAGGCGCTTGCTAAAAGAGGATTTTTTGGGGTTGGACTTTTGTATCTCTCCCATGTCTGGCTTGATTATGCCTGGCTCATCTTTATTGCCCGAATTGCTGCCCTCGGTCGATTGAACACGAAAATCTTTCGCGCTCTCTTGATAATTCTCGCCTCTCTCCTTATCTATTTTGGCGGCAAAGGTTTATGGCAATTTTTGTATTGA